CTATCAGTTTTCTAAGTACGGATAGATCCGCAGTGTTATCCTTATCAAGCATCCGGGAGAGGATGATAGCTGCTTGCTCATCCTCTTCCCTGCTAAAACCCATATCCTCGAGTATATCAAGATAAATGGGTTCCCATTGCTTAAATTCCATTGTCTTTTTAATCTCCGTTGGATGGGGAGATTCCGATACTTATGGATATGCCTTCAACTTCCCAGTCCTTGGAAAGCTCACCTGCGGAGTCCACATCAAGTCCTATGACCTGCACATCAGCCCTGATCTCTTTTGCAATGTACTGCTCAAAATCGAGTATGAGGTCCACAACCCTTTCGTCCTCTACCCTGATATGGGCTTTGATGGGTTCATCGACCGCAAGGTCAAGTTCCTTACGCATATCCTGTACCCTGCGTATGACTTCCCTGGCAAAACCTTCGGATTCGATCTCACGTGTCAGTTTTGCATCCACATAGATTGTACCGGCATCAAATTCGGCACTGGCGGTCATTTCCGGAAGGCTCTCCTCGAAATTGACCATATCCGGTGTCACAGTTACTTTCGTACCCCCGGCAATCTCAAGTTCGAATTCCCCTGAAGTCGCCAGGGCTTTTTTCAGTGCCATCGCATCGGTCTGCTTGATGGCAGCTATGACCTTACCTGCATCTCCCTTGAACGCAGGACCAATGGCACTCGGGTCAGGATTTGCTTCAAAACCAAGCTCATCCCATGATTCATCAACGCCTGTGATAACGATGTCCTTGGAGTTGGTCTGATCCATGAGTACGGATTTGAGGTTCACAACCGCATCGGCAGCTGATTCCTTGTTAGGGGATACTATTATGCGGGATACAGGCCATCTGAGCTTCCTTTTGACCTTCTGGCGTGCGTTGGATGAAGATTCCACAATGGACCTTGCAAGGTCCATGTGTACTTCAAGTTCCTTGTCCACAAGGGATTCGTCAACAGTCGGCCAGTCGTTCATGTGTACTGACTCAGGTGCATCAGCATCAACATTTCTCACAAGGTTCTGGTACATCTCCTCAGCCAGGTGTGGCATGAACGGTGCAATCACCTTTGAAAGTGTGATGAATACCTCATACAGTACCCTGTATACTGCGATCTTATCAGGATCATCTGCCTCTACCCATGTCCTTGGTCTGATTAGCTGGATATACCACCTTGACAGGTCCTCGAGTACGAACTCGTTAATGGCACGGATGGCCCTGTGAAGGGTATATCTGTCCATTGCCTTATCCACGTCGCTGATAAGCGACTGTGACCTTGAGAGTATCCACCTGTCCTCTTTACGCATGTCAGCTTTGACAGATTCAAGGGATACCTTTGAGGGGTCGAACTCATCAAGTACCATATATGGTAGCGGGAAGCGATATACATTCCAGAGAATGTTCAGTGTCCTGTTGATGTTGCCAAGCTCACCGCTCACAAACTTCAGGTCTTCCCATGGGGCACTTGATGAAAGAACAAAGCTTCTCAGGGTATCGGCACCAAACTGTTCGATAACATCTCCGGGTGCCACGACGTTCCCGAGACTCTTTGACATTTTCTTGCTCTCACTGTCAAGGGTGAAACCGTGCATTAGCACACTCTTGTAAGGCGCTTTTCCGAAGGCAACCATACTGGCACCAAGCTGCGAATAGAACCATCCGCGTGTCTGGTCCTGTCCTTCGGTGATAAAGTCAGCTGGCCACCATTTATCAAACTCTTCCTTTTGTTGCGGGAAACGCAGGGTTGCCCAGGAAGCCACGGCTGAATCGAACCAGACGTCAAATACGTCTTCCACACGCTTCATCTTGCCACCGCATTCACAGTCCAGCAGGATCTCATCCACGTATGGCCTGTGCAGTTCAACGTCCTCTGCATTGCCAGACATCTCAAAGAGCTCTTCCTTGGTTCCGACAACATGCATCCTGTCGCAGCTATCACACTTCCATACGGGTATCGGGATGCCCCAGTATCTCTGACGGGATACACACCAGTCACGTGCACCCTCGACCCAGTCCTTAAACCTTGCAGAACCCGCCCAGTCAGGATACCAGTCAACCTTCTCGATCTCCGAGAGCATCTGATCCTTGAGCTCTCCAATCTTGATGAACCATTGTTCGGTTGCAAGGTAGATTATAGGTGTCTTACAGCGCCAGCAGTGTCCGTACCTGTGAGTAATTGAATCCTCAGCGAGCAGTCTTTCACGCTCAAGCAGATCTTCCACAACCACCTTGTTAGCCTCACGGATGTGCATTCCGGTGTACTCACCTGCAGCTTCCGTGTAGCGTCCATCCGGACCTACCGGACAGAAAATTGGAAGCCCATGCTTCTTGCCTACTTCAAAGTCATCCATACCGTGACCAGGAGCGATGTGCACACAGCCCGTGTTCTCAGCGGTCACAAAGTCAGCCAGGTAGATGCCATGTTCCATAGCTGCCTGCTCGGGTACCAGGTCTATGAGAGGGCTTTCATATGAAAGGGAGGTCAGGTCCTCGCCAAGCATTGTGTCAAGTACCTCATAATCTGCATATCTTCCCTTCCTGAGAACATCCTCCACAAGCTGGGAAGCCATAATAAGGATCTCTTCTTTTCCATCAGAGGATATAGCTTTGACCTTAGAATACTCAAAGGATGGATGTACCGCCACTGCAACATTTGAAGGAATGGTCCACGGAGTAGTGGTCCATATAACAACGGATGTATTCTCCTCACCCTTTACCTTGAATTTCACAAAGATCGAAGGGTCCGTCCGGTCCTCGTACTCCACTTCTGAGTCGGCGATTGCTGTTTCACATCTCGGACACCAGTTGACAACACGTTTACCCTGCTCAAGCAGCTTCTTTTCCTGTGCCTGCTTGAGTGTCCACCATGCAGCCTCGATATATTCATCACGGAGTGTCATGTAGGGATCCTTCCAGTCAAGCCATGCACCCAGCATGCGGAACTGGTCTGTCATATCATCCTTCTGAGTGAGGGCGAATTCCTTGCATTTCTCGATGAAATTGCCGACACCATACTTCTCGATGTCTTTCTTTGAGGTAAAACCAAGTACTCCTTCCACTTTTACCTCGATTGGCAGACCGTGCATGTCCCATCCTGCACGATCAAGTATATCGTAACCATTCATTGAACGATAACGCAGTATGGAATCCTTGATGATCTTGTTCCATGCGGTACCAAGGTGAATGTGTCCTGTGGTATATGGTGGCCCGTCTACGAAAAAGAACCTTTTGCCACCTTTTCTGCGCTCGCGTACCTTTGAGTACGCATCAGTTTTTTCCCAGAGATCGTGGATCTTACTCTCCAGTTTCACCGGGTCATACTTATTGGTAATCTCCTCTATCATTGTAAGGGTTCTCCTTGCTCAATTTCAGTCTGGATACTCCTACTGCAATATTTAATTTAAACGTATTGCATCAGGATTTTTAAGGAATGGATTTGTCTCTCCGATACCCGCTGAAAAACAGTGATATATATCAGAATAATTCAAAAAAGAAAAAGTAGGTAAAAGAAGATCAGACTTCCATCACAATACGGAAACCGATCTCTTCCTTTCTGCTGCCTGGACTGATCTCATCCCTGTCTGCGGAACGGCAGTTCACATCATCGCTTGCCCAGCTTCCACCTCTGAACACACGCCTGTCCACACCACCGGTCCATTCACTGCCATCGGTGGGAGCTTTGTTGTAGTTGCTGTGATATTCGTCCTGGACCCATTCTGCGACATTACCGTATATATCGTAAAGTCCCCAGGGACTGGGTTCCTTGAGACCTACGGCACGTGTCCTGTCCTCTGAATTCTCATCGTACCATGCATAGTCTGGCAGCTCTTCCGGGTCATCGCCGAAGAAATAGGCTGTAGTTGTCCCGGCACGGGCAGCATACTCCCATTCGGCTTCTGTTGGCAATCTGTATTTATCCGTATCCTCGATCCTGTTGAGCTCTTCTATGAACTTGTTAGCATTGGTCCATGAGATCTTCTCGGCAGGAAGGTCGTCACCTTCGAAATAGAAGGGTTCAGAATCCATAATCGCCTTCCATTGTTCCTGTGTAACCTCATAGCTACCCATGTAGAACTCATCAGAGATGGTTACCAGATGCTGAGGTTCTTCATCACGGTCACGGTAAGCCTCATCATCAGGGGAACCCATCACAAATTCACCGGCTGGGACCTTAACAAATTCCATGCCAATAGAGTTTGTATAGGTACTGTCATCAACACTTTCAGTATCTTCGGCCTCAGTTTCTGCAGAGACTTCAGCAGGATTCTCTTGCTCCGCTTCAGGAGTTTCTTCAGTATCGGTGCATCCGGAAGACAGGACTGTAACTGTAACCAGCGTACATATCAACATTAAGATCAGTATTTTCTTTAACAAACCATCACCTTGTTATTATACAATAAAAGCAGTAAGATTCTCTATATGATAAGTTTTACCTAATTGATCCGATATGAAATTGAAATGTTAGTTCTATCGGCTTTAAAAACCGTTGTAAGAAAATGTAAGCGTTCCAGCAAGTAAAAGAAGCACAAGATACAGGAATATTACATAAAGGATCTTGGTTCCGAATCCGGAGTTATTACTCATAGTGTACCACCACTAAATCTTTAAGTAGAATGTGGAAACTTTGTGGGATTTGGGACGATTTATGTCTAAAATTATGTGGGGGGGGTGACATTGTCTGTTCCACATTCTACTTTACGCTTGTTTTAACCATACTGAAAAGTATAGTTTTTTTAACTGCAAACAAATTCATGACTATCTATAATATAAATATTTCTATACTGAAATATATCATTCTAATCATCATGATGAAATAAAATAGTTAAAAAGCAGAATACAGTAAACAAAACAGAAACAGTTTCCATTCTTCAATTATTGTTCTCTGGCTCAGTTGCATCAGGTATGGTAAAGAAGAACTTACTTCCCTTTCCAGGTTCACTTTCAACACTGATAGTACCGCCCTGCATCTCAACCAGTTTTTTAACAAGTGCAAGACCCAGACCCGTTCCATCGTACTTACGTGTGTAGGATGAGTCGATCTGTTTGAATGGCTGGAACAACTTGCCCATGTCTTCCTCTGAAATTCCTACGCCTGTATCCTCCACAAAAACCAGGAACATACCATCACAATTTTCTGCTCCCACAGTAATACAGCCTTCTTCAGGTGTGAACTTTATGGCATTGCTGATAAGATTGAAGAGTATCTGTCTGATCTTTCCCTTATCAGAATTGACCATTGAAGGGACAGGGACCTCATTATTAAGAGTTATCTGCTTTTTTTGTGCCAGAGGACTTAAAATATTGAGAACATCTCCCATAGTTTCTGACAGACAGAACACTTCCGGATCCAGTTCCATTTTGCCTGCTTCAACTTTTGAAAGATCAAGGATATCGTTTATAAGGTTAAGTAAATGCTTCCCGCTTGTGGATATATTCTGAACGTGCCTTGTCTGCCTTTCATTCAAGTTACCATAACTTTCTGCAAGCAGTATTTCCGAAAATCCTATTACTGAATTCAGGGGAGTACGCAGCTCATGGCTCATGCTGGCTAGGAATTCACTCTTTGTCCGGTTTGCTTCTTCCGCGGAATTCTTTGCATCAATGACAAGCTGTTCGGCTTTTTTCCGCTCGGTCATATCCCTTATATGTTCGATCACAAGGGAAACATCACCATTTTCATCAAAGATCGGTATTACGCGGATCTCACGTGTCTTACCGTCGATAGGATTTGTCCTTTCAACTGTTTTGACCTCTCCTGTCCGGAATACTTCCACAGCATGACATGGCTCACACGGTTTATCGCGATGCATGAAACAATTATAACATAAGGGGTTGCTGAGCTTTTCTTCTTCACTTATGTATCCGCGATCCTTCCAGTTACTCAGCATGACACGCAGGTCTTTATCTATTACCGCAAGGAAATCTGGTATTGAATCGAACGTACTTGCAAGAAGCTTTTTTTGTTGCTGTATTTCTGAGATAATACTTTTCCGTCCAGTGATATTACGTATAACACCTGCAACAATAGGCTGATAGACATCATCACATACATAATGGGCACTGGTGGAAACATTTATCGTTTCACCGTCCTTTTTCAGCATATCCATCTCAAAATCATTAACATAACCATTGGCGTCGAGTATCGAACGCAAAAAATCACGATCTTCCGGATACTTATATACAGTATCCACATGACATCCGATAAGCTCCCAGGGTTCATAACCAAGATGCCTGTATACAGAAGGACTGGTGGTCAGTATCCTGCCCTCAAGGTCAACTTCAAAATATATGTCATGGAATTCATGGAATATCCGGCGATACTTTTCTTCACTCTGCCTTAGCTTCCAGGAAGCTCGCTTTCGCTCAATACTGTTTACAAAGATCTCACCCAACATTCCGAACAACTGCAGATATTCAAGGATCCATTTGTTTTCTTTTTTCAGGGGAGTAAAAGCTATGAAGCCCAGCAGTTTACCTTTGTTCAGCATTGGTATGGCCAGAAATGAATTGATGCCAAGCTGCTTTAGAAGTTTTCTTTCTTCTTTTCCTTCAGCCGCATCAGGGCTATCTGACAGAAAAATGGTGCTTTGCTTTTTCAGGCTGTTGATCAGCCATTCAATTTCCTTTACAGGTAATTCCTGAAATCCAAAACCCTGATGTTGCGAATTGATCTCATGCCATTCATGTGTTACAATAAAGTGCTCTCCATGTAACTCCAGCAGGCAGGCACTTTCAGCTTCAATTGCTTCTGATATGGATTGGAGAGCCATGCTTATTGTCCGGTCCATAT
The window above is part of the Methanolobus zinderi genome. Proteins encoded here:
- a CDS encoding formylglycine-generating enzyme family protein, encoding MLKKILILMLICTLVTVTVLSSGCTDTEETPEAEQENPAEVSAETEAEDTESVDDSTYTNSIGMEFVKVPAGEFVMGSPDDEAYRDRDEEPQHLVTISDEFYMGSYEVTQEQWKAIMDSEPFYFEGDDLPAEKISWTNANKFIEELNRIEDTDKYRLPTEAEWEYAARAGTTTAYFFGDDPEELPDYAWYDENSEDRTRAVGLKEPSPWGLYDIYGNVAEWVQDEYHSNYNKAPTDGSEWTGGVDRRVFRGGSWASDDVNCRSADRDEISPGSRKEEIGFRIVMEV
- the ileS gene encoding isoleucine--tRNA ligase, translating into MIEEITNKYDPVKLESKIHDLWEKTDAYSKVRERRKGGKRFFFVDGPPYTTGHIHLGTAWNKIIKDSILRYRSMNGYDILDRAGWDMHGLPIEVKVEGVLGFTSKKDIEKYGVGNFIEKCKEFALTQKDDMTDQFRMLGAWLDWKDPYMTLRDEYIEAAWWTLKQAQEKKLLEQGKRVVNWCPRCETAIADSEVEYEDRTDPSIFVKFKVKGEENTSVVIWTTTPWTIPSNVAVAVHPSFEYSKVKAISSDGKEEILIMASQLVEDVLRKGRYADYEVLDTMLGEDLTSLSYESPLIDLVPEQAAMEHGIYLADFVTAENTGCVHIAPGHGMDDFEVGKKHGLPIFCPVGPDGRYTEAAGEYTGMHIREANKVVVEDLLERERLLAEDSITHRYGHCWRCKTPIIYLATEQWFIKIGELKDQMLSEIEKVDWYPDWAGSARFKDWVEGARDWCVSRQRYWGIPIPVWKCDSCDRMHVVGTKEELFEMSGNAEDVELHRPYVDEILLDCECGGKMKRVEDVFDVWFDSAVASWATLRFPQQKEEFDKWWPADFITEGQDQTRGWFYSQLGASMVAFGKAPYKSVLMHGFTLDSESKKMSKSLGNVVAPGDVIEQFGADTLRSFVLSSSAPWEDLKFVSGELGNINRTLNILWNVYRFPLPYMVLDEFDPSKVSLESVKADMRKEDRWILSRSQSLISDVDKAMDRYTLHRAIRAINEFVLEDLSRWYIQLIRPRTWVEADDPDKIAVYRVLYEVFITLSKVIAPFMPHLAEEMYQNLVRNVDADAPESVHMNDWPTVDESLVDKELEVHMDLARSIVESSSNARQKVKRKLRWPVSRIIVSPNKESAADAVVNLKSVLMDQTNSKDIVITGVDESWDELGFEANPDPSAIGPAFKGDAGKVIAAIKQTDAMALKKALATSGEFELEIAGGTKVTVTPDMVNFEESLPEMTASAEFDAGTIYVDAKLTREIESEGFAREVIRRVQDMRKELDLAVDEPIKAHIRVEDERVVDLILDFEQYIAKEIRADVQVIGLDVDSAGELSKDWEVEGISISIGISPSNGD
- a CDS encoding PAS domain S-box protein; the encoded protein is MLKISDTEDDPSLVPPEGINYRDMIYELPVGVIHLDINGDILFVNRTILELLGSRSEEVTKSFNIFTFKPLQDAGIADIVENSIRNNKNLTAEVPYTTIWGKELYLRIKVKPFRDKNGNITGCVCTAEDISRRKQAELLLEHRVRMESLIADVSAAFIGSKSVDMDRTISMALQSISEAIEAESACLLELHGEHFIVTHEWHEINSQHQGFGFQELPVKEIEWLINSLKKQSTIFLSDSPDAAEGKEERKLLKQLGINSFLAIPMLNKGKLLGFIAFTPLKKENKWILEYLQLFGMLGEIFVNSIERKRASWKLRQSEEKYRRIFHEFHDIYFEVDLEGRILTTSPSVYRHLGYEPWELIGCHVDTVYKYPEDRDFLRSILDANGYVNDFEMDMLKKDGETINVSTSAHYVCDDVYQPIVAGVIRNITGRKSIISEIQQQKKLLASTFDSIPDFLAVIDKDLRVMLSNWKDRGYISEEEKLSNPLCYNCFMHRDKPCEPCHAVEVFRTGEVKTVERTNPIDGKTREIRVIPIFDENGDVSLVIEHIRDMTERKKAEQLVIDAKNSAEEANRTKSEFLASMSHELRTPLNSVIGFSEILLAESYGNLNERQTRHVQNISTSGKHLLNLINDILDLSKVEAGKMELDPEVFCLSETMGDVLNILSPLAQKKQITLNNEVPVPSMVNSDKGKIRQILFNLISNAIKFTPEEGCITVGAENCDGMFLVFVEDTGVGISEEDMGKLFQPFKQIDSSYTRKYDGTGLGLALVKKLVEMQGGTISVESEPGKGSKFFFTIPDATEPENNN